One Cucumis sativus cultivar 9930 chromosome 1, Cucumber_9930_V3, whole genome shotgun sequence DNA segment encodes these proteins:
- the LOC101210820 gene encoding pentatricopeptide repeat-containing protein At1g07740, mitochondrial, with the protein MIQKLIKRSRLLIFHRNVCLIRFQLLSTFSPNKFDFENNHKQRRKIRERIPFVTDVKEVKDPCEALALFENYHEKGFKHHYPSYSSLIYKLARSRRFEAVETILGHLRNRNIRCNETLFVALIQHYGKAHLVEKGIELFHQMPSFNCFRTLQSFNVLLNTLVDCDQFSKASEIFQQAYEMDFRPNSVSYNIMIKGWIKKGGWEQACNLFDEMLEKGVQPSVVTYNSFLGVLCRKGEMDTALCLFKNMTEKGHHPNAVTYALLMEGWCFIGKYKEAKKLMFDMEFHGCKLRPVNYGVLMTHLGKTGNIDEMESLLNEMKKRRLKPDVVTYNILVNYLCKEGKVGDAYKVLVKMQVGGCDPNAATYRMMIDGYCNAGDFDGAMKILNAMLMSGHYPHLKTFASLVVGLLKGENNDDYVCFVLEEMEKRQLRFDAETWRILIMDVCGQHVEIGSHLNDLISLP; encoded by the coding sequence ATGATACAGAAATTGATCAAGCGATCGAGATTACTTATTTTTCACCGAAATGTCTGCTTAATACGTTTCCAATTGCTTAGCACTTTCAGTCCAAACAAATTTGACTTTGAGAATAATCATAAACAACGTCGAAAGATCCGTGAACGCATTCCTTTTGTCACTGATGTTAAAGAGGTGAAGGATCCATGTGAGGCATTGGCTCTCTTTGAGAATTACCATGAAAAGGGCTTCAAACACCACTATCCTTCCTACTCATCTCTCATCTACAAGTTGGCTCGTTCTCGTAGATTTGAAGCTGTCGAGACTATTCTTGGTCACTTACGAAATAGGAATATTCGTTGCAATGAGACCCTTTTCGTCGCTTTGATTCAACATTATGGGAAAGCTCATTTGGTTGAGAAAGGTATTGAGCTTTTCCACCAAATGCCTTCCTTTAATTGTTTTCGTACTCTGCAGTCCTTTAATGTATTGCTTAATACATTAGTTGATTGTGACCAGTTTTCTAAAGCAAGTGAAATCTTCCAACAGGCTTATGAAATGGACTTTCGCCCTAATTCAGTGTCCTATAATATAATGATTAAGGGTTGGATCAAGAAGGGAGGATGGGAACAAGCATGTAACCTGTTTGACGAAATGCTCGAGAAGGGAGTTCAACCTAGTGTTGTAACATACAATAGTTTTTTAGGGGTTTTATGTAGAAAGGGTGAAATGGACACAGCATTGTGTTTGTTCAAGAACATGACTGAGAAAGGACATCATCCTAATGCTGTTACTTATGCATTGTTAATGGAAGGATGGTGTTTCATAGGTAAATACAAGGAAGCAAAAAAGTTGATGTTTGATATGGAGTTTCATGGTTGTAAACTGCGACCTGTGAACTACGGTGTTTTAATGACACATCTTGGAAAGACTGGGAACATTGACGAAATGGAATCTTTACTTAATGAGATGAAGAAAAGACGGTTGAAGCCCGATGTTGTGACATATAATATTCTTGTAAATTACTTGTGTAAGGAAGGAAAGGTTGGAGATGCTTATAAGGTTTTGGTTAAAATGCAAGTGGGAGGTTGTGATCCTAATGCAGCAACTTATAGGATGATGATTGATGGATATTGTAATGCAGGGGACTTCGATGGGGCTATGAAGATTTTAAATGCTATGTTGATGAGTGGGCACTATCCtcatttgaaaacttttgcTTCTTTAGTTGTTGGTCTTTTGAAAGGTGAAAATAATGATGATTATGTTTGCTTTGTATTGGAGGAAATGGAGAAGAGACAGCTGAGGTTTGATGCTGAAACTTGGAGGATTTTGATCATGGATGTTTGTGGTCAACATGTTGAAATAGGTAGCCACTTAAATGATTTGATCTCCTTACCCTAA